The nucleotide sequence GGTTGCGGCTTCAGTCATTTTAGCGGCATAGGCCTGGGCGGTTTGTGGACCGATATCGAGTCCCATCTCGTTAGTCGGGAACGCCTCGTTGGTATAGACGCTTGCCGCAGCCTCTTTATCAAACGCCTTGGCGGTAACATGATCAACGGGCAGCATTAGTTCAACGCCGTTCTTTTCGGCCTTGGCCATCAGTTCTCGAGCTAGGTCGAGCTGGTCGATTTCCACTAATGAGGTGCCGATTTCAACGCCTTGTGCTTTCAGGAAGGTGTAAGCCATGCCGCCGCCGATGAGCAGGGCGTTGACTTTGTCGAGCAGGGTGTCGATAACGGTGATTTTGTCGCTGACCTTGGCGCCGCCGATCACGGCAGCAAACGGACGCTTGGGGGCGTCGAGGGCTTGCCCCAGATATTCAAGTTCTTTGGCCATCAGGAAACCGGCCGCTGCCGGTTGCAGCAGGCGGGCAATCCCTTCCGTGGAAGCGTGTGCGCGATGAGCGGTGCCGAAGGCATCATTGACATAGATGTCGGCCAGTTCGGCCAGTTCGGCGCAAAATGCTGGGTCGTTCTTCTCCTCGCCGGGATAAAAGCGCATGTTTTCCAGCAGCAGCACATCGCCGTCGTTCATGGCCGCGATCTGTGCTTTGACCTCATCGCCGACACAGTCTTTGGCCATGGTGACCGGCTGATCGAGCAATTTGCTCAGATAGGGCGCCACCGGCGCCAGGCTGGATTCCGGTTTGAAGCTGCCTTTGGGGCGACCGAGATGAGAGGCGAGGATCAGCTTGCCGCCCTGTTCAATAATATAGCGAATCGTAGGCAATGCAGCGACAATCCTGGTGTCATCGGTAATGGTTTGAGCGCTGTCGAGAGGAACGTTGAAGTCGACGCGGCAGAAAACCCGCTTGCCTGTTAATTCAAGTGCGGTGACAGAAATTTTGTTGAGCATGTGCCTGTGTTCTCCTGTTGCTTGTCGTGTGCTCCTCATCGGTGAGGAGGTGGTTGTCTTTTGATGTAAAAACAGGAGATGCCGCCATGGCATCTCCTGATGGATTGACTGTGTTTTATTTAACTGCGGGCGACATAACTGATCAGGTCAACCACGCGTGCTGAATAGCCCCATTCGTTGTCATACCACAACAGAACTTTGACAAGGGTTTCGTCCATGACTGTGGTGGACAGGGAATCGAAGATGGCGGATGCCGGATGACCGTTAAAGTCAATGGAGACCAGCGGCTCATCACAGTATTCGAGGACGCCTTTGAGCGGGCCGTCGGCGGCTTGGGCCATCAGGGCGTTGATCGCTTCAACACTGGTGGGTTTTTCCGTTTCAATGACCAGGTCGATGAGGGAGACATTGGGGGTCGGTACCCGTACCGACAGGCCGGTCAGCTTGCCTTTAAGGCCCGGCAGGACCTGACCCACGGCTTTGGTGGCGCCGGTGGTGGTCGGGATCATTGACAGGGAGGCGGCGCGGGCACGACGTAAATCCTCATGAGGTAAATCGAGGATACGCTGATCATTGGTATAGGAGTGGATGGTGGTCATGCTGCCACGCTCAATACCGACTGAATCCAACAGCAGTTTGGCCACCGGGGCCAGGCAGTTGGTGGTGCAGGAGGCATTGGAGATGATGTCGTGCTGTGCCGGGTCGTACTGGTCAAAGTTAACGCCGCGAACAACCGTGACATCGGAATTTTTGCCCGGAGCACTGATCAGGACTTTCTTGGCACCGGCGGTGAGGTGCTTGGCGGCATCTTCCCGCTTGCGAAAACGTCCGGTGGACTCGACAACGATTTCTACGTCCATCTCCTGCCAGGGCAGATTTTCGGGATCGCGTTCGCAGGTGATTTTAATGGCCTGACCGTTGACGTAGAGTGTGTCACCCTCAGCCTTGACTTCGCCGGCGAAGGTGCCGTGAACCGAATCATATTTGAGCAGATGGGCCAAGGTGGGCGCATCTGTCAGATCGTTAATGGCGACGATGTTGAAATCCGGGTGTCCCTGAGCGATGCGCAGTACATTACGGCCGATGCGACCGAAGCCGTTGATGGCGACTTTTGTTGCCATGGTCAGCCCTCCTTCAGATAAGATTAAATAAAAAAGACAGGATGGAACGTTTGTCCGCCAACGACGCAAATCATATAAAGGGGTTGGGGGTTCGTCAAGCGTTAAGCCTGAGAAAACAGGGAATTTCTTGTCATAAAATGAAATGCTCGTTCTGACGGGAATGGATTGCCGTGATCCCATCACGACGTAGCATAAGAAAACAGTGGCTTCTTTCTCCAGAGCCGGTGTAAAAAGCCCCGGCAGATACCTTGCCCTTTTATGGTAGCTGTGCTATTTAGAGCCTGACTGAACAATCCGCGAAAATGGTAGCGGTGGCGGCTGAAATAGCGACGTTTTTTCCTTGCTGCTGACGCTGATTTCCGGTATACCCGAGAACGTTTTTGACGGGCCGTTCTAATTGTACGGTCTGACTTAACGAGAAAACCCGAATGGTCGGTGGACCGGTTTCGGTTGGAGAGTCTGACGTGCGAATCTGTCAACTGGCCAGTGGCAGCAAGGGAAACTCACTGTATATAGAAAGTGAAAAGACCCGCATCTTGATTGATGCTGGTCTTTCTGCGTTACAGATCAGCTGTCGCCTCGAACAGATCGGTGTGGATGCTGACAGCCTTGATGCGGTGTTTGTGACTCACGAGCATTCGGATCATTGCCGCGGTCTGGGTCCGTTGTCGCGCCGCCATAAACTGCCGATTTTTTTCCATCCCGACACCCATGCGGCCATTGTCAAGCTGGGCAAGGTGGAGGAGCGTTTTTTTGATATTGGCGAGACGGTGGTGTTTCAGGATGTTTTGATCCAACCGTTTCCCATCACTCACGATGCAGCAGCGCCGGTTGGCTTTGTCGTTGATACCTGTGACGGGAAAATCGGTGTGGCCACCGACATGGGCATCGCCACCCGTCTGGTGCAACAGAGCTTGCAGCAGTGCCGGGTTCTGGTGCTGGAGACCAACCATGATGAGGAGATGCTGCGTGATGGGCCTTATCCCTGGCCGTTGAAACAGCGCATTCGCAGTCACCATGGCCATCTTTCCAACGCTGATGGTGCCCAATTGTTACAGCAGGTGTTGTGGGATGGGTTGGATGCCGTGTTTCTGGCTCATTTAAGCGAGACCAATAACACGCCGCAACTGGCGCAACAGTCTGTTTCTCGGGTGCTTAGCGCACAGAATCACTGTCAACCGCAGATGATTACCGGCGCTCCCCATGTGGTGAGTTGTTGTTTTGACTCGACAATGGTGTGAAAGTGAATAAAACGTGCTTTGTTCTGAAATCAGGCAAGGCACGTTGTTGTGTCAGGTTTTGTTGCCGTATTTTGATTTAAAAAGAGCTTTTTACAAAAAGTTCACTAGAGAAGATAAACACGTTTCCCGAGTCGGTTGACTGGGGAAGTCACTTCCTTTTTTCTGCCAAGGAGACTCTATGGCCAGCAGAATTGTCGTCGCCCTGAAAGATGGCGTTCGCGATGCCCGCGGTGAGCGGGTGCGTCGTGAGATTCACGAACACCTCGGAATTCAACTGGATCAGGTTCGTACCATCGATGTTTATACCGTCGATGCCGCACTCAGTGACGAAGAACTGACCGCCGCGGCCGAGGGGCCGTTCAGCGATCCGGTGATTCAAAATGTCGCCATCAATCAACCTTTGGCCAAAGATTTTGACCTGCTGGTGGAAGTTGGTTTTCGTCCCGGTGTGACCGATAACGTCGGTCGTACCGCACGTGAGGCCATCCAGTACCAGACCGGTCGTCGCTTTAACGATGACGAAGCGGTTTATACCTCGGTGCAATATCTGCTCAGTGGTCCCATTGATAAAGAGGTCGCTGAAAAAATTGCTTGCGGTTTTCTTGCCAATGGCTTGATTCAGCGCTGGACCATTGTCAGTCGCGACGAATTCGACCAGACCAATGGCCTCACGGTTCAGCCGCCTAAAGTGGTCAGCACGGCCACGCCGCAGATCCGCCCCATTGATCTCAATGTCAGTGATGATGAGTTGATGCAGATCAGCCGCGATGGCATGCTCGCCCTCAACCTCGAGGAGATGAAGACCATTCAGGCGTTTATCGCCGATGCCGAGGTCCAGAAACAGCGTGCTGCCGCCGGCGTACCCGCCCAGCTTACCGATGCCGAACTTGAAGCTTTGGCCCAGACCTGGAGCGAGCACTGCAAGCACAAGATCTTCTCCGCTGAAATCAGCTACGACGATGGCGAAGGTAACACCGAGACCATCAATTCCCTGTTTAAAACCTATATCATGGGTGCCACCCGCGATATTCGCGCTGCCAAAGGCGACAAAGACTTCTGTCTGTCCGTGTTCAAGGACAACGCCGGAGTCATTGAGTTCACCGATGAGTGGAGCATGGTCTACAAGGTGGAAACCCACAACTCACCGAGTGCTCTGGATCCTTACGGCGGTGCATTGACCGGCATCGTCGGTGTTAACCGCGACCCGTTCGGTACCGGCCGCGGCGCGCGTTTGATTTTCAATACTGACGTGTTCTGTTTTGCCTCGCCGTTTTACGACCAGCCGCTACCGCCGCGTCTGCTCCATCCTCGCCGCATTTTTGAAGGCGTGGTTGAAGGCGTGGAACACGGTGGCAACAAAAGCGGTATTCCGACGGTTAATGGTTCACTGGTGTTTGATGACCGCTTTGCCGGCAAGCCGCTGGTCTACTGCGGTAGCGCCGCCTTGATGCCGACCGAACTCCACGGGCGTCCCGGTCATGAGAAAAAAGCCGAAGTGGGTGATCACATCCTGATGGTCGGCGGTCGCGTCGGCAAGGACGGTATCCACGGAGCAACCTTCTCTTCCGAAGAGCTCAACGAGGATTCGCCGGTCACTGCGGTTCAAATTGGTGACCCCATCACTCAGCGGCGCATGTTTGACTTTTTGATCATCGCCCGCGACAAAGGACTCTATACCGCGATTACCGACAATGGTGCGGGTGGCTTGTCCTCTTCGGTGGGTGAGATGGCTGAAGATACCGGTGGTTTTGAGATGCACCTGGATCGCTGTCCTCTGAAATATGCCGGTCTGCAGCCGTGGGAGATTCTCATCTCCGAAGCCCAGGAGCGCATGACCTTGGCGGTTCCGCCCGAGAAGGTGGACGAATTTATTACCCTGGCCAAAGAGATGGACGTCGAGGCGACGGATCTCGGTCTGTTTACCGATTCCGGTTATTACCACTGTCTCTATCAGGGCGAAACAGCGACCTATCTGCCGATGTCCTTCCTCCACGAAGGCGCCCCGCAGATGAAGATTC is from Desulfuromonas acetoxidans DSM 684 and encodes:
- the gap gene encoding type I glyceraldehyde-3-phosphate dehydrogenase; its protein translation is MATKVAINGFGRIGRNVLRIAQGHPDFNIVAINDLTDAPTLAHLLKYDSVHGTFAGEVKAEGDTLYVNGQAIKITCERDPENLPWQEMDVEIVVESTGRFRKREDAAKHLTAGAKKVLISAPGKNSDVTVVRGVNFDQYDPAQHDIISNASCTTNCLAPVAKLLLDSVGIERGSMTTIHSYTNDQRILDLPHEDLRRARAASLSMIPTTTGATKAVGQVLPGLKGKLTGLSVRVPTPNVSLIDLVIETEKPTSVEAINALMAQAADGPLKGVLEYCDEPLVSIDFNGHPASAIFDSLSTTVMDETLVKVLLWYDNEWGYSARVVDLISYVARS
- a CDS encoding MBL fold metallo-hydrolase, which gives rise to MRICQLASGSKGNSLYIESEKTRILIDAGLSALQISCRLEQIGVDADSLDAVFVTHEHSDHCRGLGPLSRRHKLPIFFHPDTHAAIVKLGKVEERFFDIGETVVFQDVLIQPFPITHDAAAPVGFVVDTCDGKIGVATDMGIATRLVQQSLQQCRVLVLETNHDEEMLRDGPYPWPLKQRIRSHHGHLSNADGAQLLQQVLWDGLDAVFLAHLSETNNTPQLAQQSVSRVLSAQNHCQPQMITGAPHVVSCCFDSTMV
- a CDS encoding phosphoglycerate kinase, which encodes MLNKISVTALELTGKRVFCRVDFNVPLDSAQTITDDTRIVAALPTIRYIIEQGGKLILASHLGRPKGSFKPESSLAPVAPYLSKLLDQPVTMAKDCVGDEVKAQIAAMNDGDVLLLENMRFYPGEEKNDPAFCAELAELADIYVNDAFGTAHRAHASTEGIARLLQPAAAGFLMAKELEYLGQALDAPKRPFAAVIGGAKVSDKITVIDTLLDKVNALLIGGGMAYTFLKAQGVEIGTSLVEIDQLDLARELMAKAEKNGVELMLPVDHVTAKAFDKEAAASVYTNEAFPTNEMGLDIGPQTAQAYAAKMTEAATVVWNGPMGVFEFPAFAKGTFAVAEALAKSDAISIIGGGDSVAAVNQAGLNDQMTHISTGGGASLEFLEGKTLPGIAALTDQ
- a CDS encoding phosphoribosylformylglycinamidine synthase subunit PurS, with the protein product MASRIVVALKDGVRDARGERVRREIHEHLGIQLDQVRTIDVYTVDAALSDEELTAAAEGPFSDPVIQNVAINQPLAKDFDLLVEVGFRPGVTDNVGRTAREAIQYQTGRRFNDDEAVYTSVQYLLSGPIDKEVAEKIACGFLANGLIQRWTIVSRDEFDQTNGLTVQPPKVVSTATPQIRPIDLNVSDDELMQISRDGMLALNLEEMKTIQAFIADAEVQKQRAAAGVPAQLTDAELEALAQTWSEHCKHKIFSAEISYDDGEGNTETINSLFKTYIMGATRDIRAAKGDKDFCLSVFKDNAGVIEFTDEWSMVYKVETHNSPSALDPYGGALTGIVGVNRDPFGTGRGARLIFNTDVFCFASPFYDQPLPPRLLHPRRIFEGVVEGVEHGGNKSGIPTVNGSLVFDDRFAGKPLVYCGSAALMPTELHGRPGHEKKAEVGDHILMVGGRVGKDGIHGATFSSEELNEDSPVTAVQIGDPITQRRMFDFLIIARDKGLYTAITDNGAGGLSSSVGEMAEDTGGFEMHLDRCPLKYAGLQPWEILISEAQERMTLAVPPEKVDEFITLAKEMDVEATDLGLFTDSGYYHCLYQGETATYLPMSFLHEGAPQMKIPAKWEVKQHAEPTAADLPAADEALETLLSSLNVCSKECVVRRYDHEVQGATVQKPLTGVDNDGPADGSVVRPLFDSFAGISTAHGICPRYSDIDTYHMMACAIDEALRNYVSVGGNIDHVAGLDNFCWCDPVKSERTPDGEYKAAQLVRANKALYEYCLAFGVPLISGKDSMKNDYQIGDTKISIPPTVLFSVIGKVDDVRQTVSMDVKRPGDKVYLLGMTKAELGASELYTQLGFVGNSVPTVDAKTALLRYRTLNRAQQAGLIASCHDLSDGGLGVAAAEAAFAGGFGVDIDLSQVRCDGTLSDVEILYSESQSRLLVTVAPDKAEEFEKLFAGQEVSVLGEVTEQPRLKVTGLDGSVIIDRDNAVLKEAWQAPLREM